AGTGCCAACTCTCCAACCGCATTTCCTGCCCGCATGACTTCCGACGGATTGCTTCAGCATCTGCCCGCGCAAGCGCTGGAACACATCGCCAGCTACTTCCGCACCCTGTCAGAAACCACCCGCCTGCGCATTCTCAATGTGCTGCGCAGTGGCCCCTGCAGTGTGGGAGAAATTGCCGAAAAAGTCGAATCCAGCCCGGCCAATGTCTCGCGCCACCTGCTGCTGCTGGCGCAGCAGGGCCTGGTCACGCGCGAGAGCCGGGGCAACAGCGTGTTCTACAGCGTGGCCGATTCTTCCGTCTTCGCCCTGTGCGATCTGGTGTGCAACCAGGTGGCGCAGCGCTGGGAGGCGCATGACAGCCAGCGCGAGGCGTTCGACAAGGCCCGCAAGCAGGCAAAGAAGCGCGGCTGATCCACCAAAATAACTAGCCCCCTCCCCCCACCCGCCAAGTGGCAAACCGGCCCGGTTTTTCTATAAACAGGGCATGGAAGTTTCCGCCCCCGCCTCTCCCGTCCTGTCTGACCCCTTCGGCCGCACCGTGGACTACCTGCGCGTGTCGGTCACCGACCGCTGCGACCTGCGCTGCACCTACTGCATGCCGCGGCGCTTTCGCGGTTTCGAGCAGCCCGGGCACTGGCTGACGCTGGAAGAGATCACGCGCGTGGTAGCCGCCTTCAGCCGCATGGGCACGCGCCGCGTGCGCCTGACCGGCGGCGAGCCGCTGCTGCGCAAGGGGCTGCCGGAGCTGGCGGCCAACATCGCCGCCCTGTCGGGCATCGAGGACCTGTCGCTCACCACCAATGGCACGCAGCTCGGCCGCCAGGCCCTGCTGCTGCGCTCGGCCGGCGTGCAGCGCCTGAACGTGAGCCTGGATTCGCTGCGCCACGAGTGCGTGCAGCACATCACCGGCAACGACTGCCTGGACCATGTGCTGGACGGCCTGCGCGCCGCCCAGCGTGCCGGCTTTGAACGCATCAAGATCAACATGGTGC
The DNA window shown above is from Brachymonas denitrificans and carries:
- the moaA gene encoding GTP 3',8-cyclase MoaA, translated to MEVSAPASPVLSDPFGRTVDYLRVSVTDRCDLRCTYCMPRRFRGFEQPGHWLTLEEITRVVAAFSRMGTRRVRLTGGEPLLRKGLPELAANIAALSGIEDLSLTTNGTQLGRQALLLRSAGVQRLNVSLDSLRHECVQHITGNDCLDHVLDGLRAAQRAGFERIKINMVPIAGVNEHDIEPMVAFCMEHGFVLRLIEAMPVGEQGRQTQGVPLGPLLEDLQQRFGLVRCTMPLGGGPARYWTSPGTGFTLGLITPLSQHFCETCNRVRLSVDGTLYLCLGQEDKFELRPLLRAGCSDAELEHAIRQAITLKPERHDFLARPEKIVRFMSMTGG
- a CDS encoding ArsR/SmtB family transcription factor, translated to MTSDGLLQHLPAQALEHIASYFRTLSETTRLRILNVLRSGPCSVGEIAEKVESSPANVSRHLLLLAQQGLVTRESRGNSVFYSVADSSVFALCDLVCNQVAQRWEAHDSQREAFDKARKQAKKRG